A single window of Microbacterium oryzae DNA harbors:
- the hisD gene encoding histidinol dehydrogenase, whose translation MRTIDLRGRTLSTAELLAVVPRAAEALQTAASVAAEIVADVRRRGEDSLREQAERFDGVTGHEVRVPAAHIAEAVAGLDPRVRAALEQAIERVRSASAAQVPPARETRFGSGARILQRWQPVSRAGVYIPGGKAVYPSSVVMNVVPAQVAGVSRIALASPPQADQAGRVHPTILAVAGLLGIDEVYAMGGAGAIGALASGVASLGLDPVDVVSGPGNNFVAAAKRAVAGFVGTDSEAGATEILIVADESADPRLIAYDLVSQAEHDEQASAVLVTASAPLADAVTAELQRIQPLTRHAERVAAALAGEQSAVVLVDDAATAEAFSNAYAPEHLELHLADASEAAARYTSAGAIFVGGYAPVSLGDYLAGSNHVLPTGGQARYASGLGAHTFLRPQQVIEYDRDGLAEVADAIVALADAEALPAHGEAVTARFSNAAE comes from the coding sequence ATGCGCACCATCGACCTCCGCGGCCGCACGCTCAGCACGGCCGAGCTGCTGGCCGTCGTCCCCCGCGCCGCCGAGGCGCTGCAGACGGCCGCCTCCGTGGCAGCCGAGATCGTCGCCGACGTCCGCCGCCGCGGCGAGGACTCCCTGCGCGAGCAGGCCGAGCGGTTCGACGGCGTCACCGGGCACGAGGTGCGCGTGCCCGCCGCCCACATCGCGGAGGCGGTCGCCGGTCTCGACCCGCGCGTGCGCGCCGCGCTCGAGCAGGCCATCGAGCGCGTGCGGTCGGCTTCGGCCGCCCAGGTGCCGCCGGCGCGCGAGACGCGCTTCGGATCCGGCGCGCGCATCCTCCAGCGGTGGCAGCCTGTGAGCCGGGCCGGCGTCTACATCCCGGGCGGAAAGGCGGTCTACCCCTCCAGCGTCGTCATGAACGTCGTCCCCGCGCAGGTCGCGGGCGTCTCGCGCATCGCGCTCGCGTCGCCGCCGCAGGCGGACCAGGCCGGGCGCGTGCACCCCACGATCCTCGCCGTCGCCGGCCTCCTCGGCATCGACGAGGTCTACGCCATGGGCGGCGCCGGCGCCATCGGCGCGCTCGCATCGGGCGTCGCGTCGCTCGGCCTCGACCCCGTCGACGTGGTCTCCGGGCCCGGCAACAACTTCGTCGCCGCCGCCAAGCGCGCCGTGGCCGGTTTCGTCGGGACCGACTCCGAGGCCGGCGCGACGGAGATCCTCATCGTCGCCGACGAGTCGGCGGACCCTCGCCTGATCGCCTACGACCTCGTGAGCCAGGCCGAGCACGACGAGCAGGCGTCGGCCGTGCTCGTCACCGCGTCGGCGCCGCTCGCCGACGCGGTGACCGCCGAGCTACAGCGCATCCAGCCCCTCACGCGGCACGCCGAGCGCGTGGCCGCGGCGCTCGCGGGGGAGCAGTCGGCCGTCGTCCTCGTCGACGACGCGGCCACCGCGGAGGCGTTCAGCAACGCCTATGCCCCCGAGCACCTCGAGCTGCACCTCGCCGACGCCTCCGAGGCGGCAGCGCGCTACACGAGCGCCGGGGCGATCTTCGTGGGCGGGTACGCGCCGGTGAGCCTCGGCGACTACCTCGCGGGGTCCAACCACGTCCTCCCGACCGGGGGACAGGCGCGGTACGCGTCGGGTCTCGGCGCGCACACCTTCCTGCGGCCCCAGCAGGTCATCGAGTACGACCGGGATGGCCTGGCCGAGGTCGCCGACGCCATCGTCGCGCTGGCGGATGCGGAGGCCCTCCCCGCCCATGGCGAGGCGGTCACCGCCCGGTTCTCGAACGCGGCCGAGTAG
- a CDS encoding dipeptidase has translation MTSQLSAEPQLIEAAEGGIPSALADLGRLVRIPGIAWPAFDQEQLQRSAREIARLAEETGVFDEVAIRTATIPETGEQGQPAILATRAARNGKPTVMLYAHHDVQPPGDEALWETPPFEPTVRDGRLYGRGAADDKAGVMAHIASLRALRETYGDDLDLGIVLFIEGEEEFGSRSFTRFLADNAEAMRSDVIVVADSGNWDSETPAVTVSLRGNAKFHLTVRTLDHASHSGMFGGAVPDAMLATVKLLATLWDDEGAVAVEGLAERDSDTPAYDEDTLRSETGLLAGVAPIGGGTILSRIWNKPSITVTGIDFTSVAAASNTLSSEVTVVVSARVAPGQSAQDAYDAMERHLRAHAPFGAQLSFSDVDLGNGFLVDTSGWAVETARGAMRDGYGRDAVDYGVGGSIPFIADLVERYPDAQILVTGVEDPHSRAHSPNESLHLDTFRHAILAETLLLARANERTV, from the coding sequence ATGACCTCCCAGCTTTCTGCGGAACCCCAGCTCATCGAAGCCGCGGAAGGAGGCATCCCCTCGGCCCTCGCGGATCTCGGCCGTCTGGTGCGGATCCCGGGCATCGCGTGGCCCGCGTTCGACCAGGAGCAGCTGCAGCGCAGCGCGCGCGAGATCGCCCGCCTCGCGGAGGAGACCGGCGTCTTCGACGAGGTCGCCATCCGCACCGCGACCATCCCGGAGACCGGGGAGCAGGGGCAGCCCGCCATCCTCGCCACGCGCGCGGCGCGCAACGGCAAGCCGACGGTGATGCTCTACGCGCACCACGACGTCCAGCCTCCCGGCGACGAGGCGCTGTGGGAGACGCCTCCCTTCGAGCCGACCGTGCGCGACGGGCGCCTGTACGGGCGCGGCGCCGCCGACGACAAGGCCGGCGTCATGGCGCACATCGCCTCGCTCCGCGCGCTGCGCGAGACCTACGGCGACGACCTCGACCTCGGCATCGTGCTCTTCATCGAGGGCGAGGAGGAGTTCGGCTCGCGCTCGTTCACGCGGTTCCTCGCCGACAACGCGGAGGCGATGCGCTCCGATGTCATCGTCGTGGCCGACTCGGGCAACTGGGACAGCGAGACGCCCGCCGTGACCGTCTCGCTGCGCGGGAACGCGAAGTTCCACCTCACCGTGCGCACGCTCGACCACGCGTCGCACTCGGGGATGTTCGGCGGCGCGGTGCCCGACGCCATGCTGGCCACGGTCAAGCTGCTCGCCACCCTGTGGGACGACGAGGGCGCTGTCGCCGTCGAGGGCCTCGCCGAGCGCGACAGCGACACGCCTGCCTACGACGAGGACACGCTGCGCAGCGAGACCGGCCTGCTCGCGGGCGTCGCGCCCATCGGAGGCGGCACCATCCTGTCGCGCATCTGGAACAAGCCGTCGATCACCGTCACCGGCATCGACTTCACCAGCGTCGCCGCCGCGTCCAACACGCTCTCCTCCGAGGTCACCGTCGTCGTGAGCGCGCGGGTCGCCCCCGGGCAGAGCGCCCAGGACGCCTACGACGCCATGGAGCGCCACCTCCGCGCGCACGCCCCGTTCGGCGCGCAGCTGAGCTTCAGCGACGTCGACCTCGGCAACGGGTTCCTCGTCGACACGAGCGGATGGGCGGTGGAGACCGCGCGGGGAGCCATGCGGGATGGCTATGGCCGGGACGCCGTCGACTACGGCGTGGGCGGCTCGATCCCGTTCATCGCCGATCTCGTCGAGCGCTACCCCGACGCGCAGATCCTCGTCACCGGCGTGGAGGACCCGCACTCTCGAGCGCACAGCCCGAACGAATCGCTGCATCTCGACACCTTCCGGCACGCGATCCTCGCCGAGACGCTGCTGCTCGCACGGGCGAACGAGCGCACCGTCTGA
- a CDS encoding DUF3043 domain-containing protein: MAKTPSAENNASSTTPPAGKGRPTPTRAEREAANRRPLVPATKEARQAAKADLRARQERARVGMANGEEKYLPVRDKGPQKKFARDFTDAGWHLGEFLMPMMVLVIVATFIPLAATQFWSFIVLWIFILFAVGDMFILSRRVKMLAAEKFGGKDKLEKGLGWYAAMRSVQMRFMRLPKPQVKRGHYPAA, from the coding sequence ATGGCCAAGACACCTTCCGCCGAGAACAATGCGTCATCGACGACGCCCCCTGCCGGGAAAGGACGCCCCACCCCGACCCGTGCCGAGCGCGAGGCGGCGAACCGACGCCCCCTCGTCCCCGCGACCAAGGAGGCTCGCCAGGCCGCCAAGGCCGACCTGCGTGCGCGCCAGGAGCGCGCCCGCGTCGGCATGGCCAACGGCGAGGAGAAGTATCTCCCGGTGCGCGACAAGGGCCCGCAGAAGAAGTTCGCCCGCGACTTCACCGACGCCGGCTGGCACCTCGGCGAGTTCCTCATGCCGATGATGGTGCTCGTCATCGTCGCGACCTTCATTCCGCTCGCCGCGACCCAGTTCTGGTCGTTCATCGTGCTGTGGATCTTCATCCTCTTCGCGGTCGGCGACATGTTCATCCTGTCGCGCCGCGTGAAGATGCTCGCGGCCGAGAAGTTCGGCGGCAAGGACAAGCTCGAGAAGGGCCTGGGCTGGTACGCGGCCATGCGCTCGGTGCAGATGCGCTTCATGCGCCTGCCGAAGCCGCAGGTCAAGCGCGGCCACTACCCCGCCGCCTGA
- the nrdR gene encoding transcriptional regulator NrdR, with protein MHCPFCRHGDSRVIDSRTSDDGLSIRRRRQCPQCGGRFSTVETASLNVIKRSGAVEPFSREKVVLGVRKACQGRPVTDADLAILAQKVEESLRQTGLSQIDANDIGLAILGPLRELDEVAYLRFASVYQAFDSLEDFESAIADLRADHALRGRADAATAN; from the coding sequence ATGCACTGCCCGTTCTGCCGCCACGGCGACTCCCGTGTCATCGACTCCCGCACGAGCGACGACGGCCTCTCGATCCGGCGACGCCGGCAGTGCCCGCAGTGCGGCGGACGGTTCTCCACCGTCGAGACCGCGAGCCTCAACGTCATCAAGCGCTCCGGCGCGGTCGAGCCCTTCAGCCGCGAGAAGGTCGTGCTGGGCGTGCGCAAGGCGTGCCAGGGCCGCCCGGTGACCGACGCTGACCTCGCGATCCTCGCTCAGAAGGTCGAGGAGTCGCTGCGGCAGACCGGACTCAGCCAGATCGACGCGAACGACATCGGCCTGGCCATCCTCGGCCCGCTCCGCGAGCTCGACGAGGTCGCCTACCTGCGCTTCGCGAGCGTGTACCAGGCGTTCGACTCCCTGGAGGACTTTGAGAGCGCCATCGCCGACCTGCGCGCAGACCACGCGCTGCGCGGCAGGGCGGACGCCGCGACGGCGAACTGA
- a CDS encoding quinone-dependent dihydroorotate dehydrogenase, whose product MYPLLFTHVLSRFDPETAHHLAMPVIRAMGIRPFSWAARAFTRPAPELRVHALGHEFPTPFGVAAGFDKNAVAVRGLDALGFGHVEVGTLTAIPQPGNPKPRLFRLVADRALVNRMGFNNHGAAAAAKRLARLRRGGAVVGVNIGKSRVVDVADATADYVASARMLSPLADYLAVNVSSPNTPGLRGLQAAETLRPLLSAVKAAAGATPLLVKIAPDLPDDEIDGIARLARELGLAGLIATNTTIARDGLTADPVTIIQAGDGGLSGAPLKARSLEVLRVVRAAVPDPDFCVISVGGVETAAEVQERLDAGATLVQGYSGFIYEGPFWARRINRDLAQLRAKR is encoded by the coding sequence ATGTATCCCCTCCTCTTCACGCACGTCCTCTCGCGCTTCGATCCCGAGACGGCGCACCACCTGGCCATGCCCGTGATCCGGGCCATGGGCATCCGCCCCTTCTCCTGGGCCGCGCGCGCCTTCACGCGCCCGGCGCCCGAGCTGCGGGTGCACGCGCTCGGCCACGAGTTCCCGACGCCGTTCGGCGTCGCGGCCGGATTCGACAAGAACGCGGTCGCGGTGCGCGGGCTCGACGCGCTCGGGTTCGGGCACGTCGAGGTCGGCACGCTCACCGCGATCCCGCAGCCCGGCAACCCGAAGCCGCGCCTGTTCCGCCTCGTCGCCGACCGGGCGCTCGTCAACCGCATGGGCTTCAACAACCACGGCGCCGCCGCGGCCGCGAAGCGCCTCGCGCGCCTGCGCCGCGGGGGAGCGGTCGTCGGCGTCAACATCGGCAAGAGCCGCGTCGTGGACGTCGCCGACGCGACCGCCGACTACGTCGCCAGCGCCCGGATGCTGAGCCCCCTCGCGGACTACCTCGCCGTCAACGTCTCCTCGCCGAACACGCCGGGACTCCGCGGGCTGCAGGCCGCGGAGACGCTGCGGCCGCTGCTGTCCGCCGTGAAGGCGGCGGCGGGCGCGACCCCGCTGCTCGTGAAGATCGCTCCGGACCTGCCCGATGACGAGATCGACGGCATCGCACGGCTCGCGCGCGAGCTCGGGCTCGCCGGGCTCATCGCCACGAACACCACGATCGCCCGCGACGGCCTCACCGCGGACCCGGTCACGATCATCCAGGCAGGCGACGGCGGACTCTCGGGGGCGCCGCTGAAGGCGCGGTCGCTCGAGGTGCTGCGCGTGGTGCGCGCGGCCGTGCCCGATCCCGACTTCTGCGTGATCTCGGTGGGCGGGGTGGAGACCGCCGCCGAGGTGCAGGAGCGCCTGGACGCGGGTGCCACGCTGGTGCAGGGCTACAGCGGCTTCATCTACGAGGGCCCGTTCTGGGCCCGCCGCATCAACCGCGACCTGGCGCAGCTGCGAGCGAAGCGCTGA